A window of the Egibacter rhizosphaerae genome harbors these coding sequences:
- a CDS encoding response regulator, with protein MRIVIVDDHQVVRSGLRSELAGSVHVVGEAGSVAEAVEVIARTEPDVVLLDVHLPDGSGADVIGRLGDRTDARFLAFSVSEDPADVIATVHAGARGYLTKSSETGELLAALTRVSGGDAVFAPRLAGFVLDAFQQTDAVASDADLASLTERELATLRVIARGLTYREAAEELVVSPRTVETHVSNVLRKLQLTDRRQLERWARERRLA; from the coding sequence ATGCGGATCGTGATCGTCGACGACCACCAGGTGGTGCGCAGCGGCCTGCGCAGCGAGCTCGCTGGGAGCGTGCACGTCGTGGGGGAGGCCGGCAGCGTCGCCGAGGCGGTCGAGGTGATCGCCCGCACCGAGCCGGACGTCGTGCTCCTCGACGTGCATCTCCCGGACGGCAGCGGCGCGGACGTCATCGGCCGGCTCGGTGATCGCACGGACGCGCGGTTCCTGGCCTTCAGCGTGAGCGAGGACCCGGCCGACGTCATCGCCACCGTCCACGCCGGCGCGCGGGGGTACCTCACGAAGTCCTCCGAGACGGGAGAGCTCCTCGCGGCGCTCACGCGCGTGTCGGGTGGGGACGCGGTCTTCGCCCCACGGCTCGCCGGGTTCGTCCTGGATGCGTTCCAGCAGACCGACGCGGTCGCCTCGGACGCCGACCTCGCCTCGCTCACCGAGCGCGAGCTGGCGACCCTGCGGGTCATCGCGCGCGGTCTCACCTACCGGGAGGCCGCCGAGGAGCTCGTGGTCTCCCCGCGCACGGTGGAGACCCACGTGTCGAACGTGCTGCGCAAGCTGCAGCTCACCGACCGACGCCAGCTCGAGCGGTGGGCGCGCGAGCGCCGCCTCGCCTGA
- a CDS encoding sensor histidine kinase, with protein MAPSAREEPRVARSIRRVALGYRIVGVAWAGLIAIAHVASGDAPAPTAFTVVALAAVWTLGVVLARGAGRELVSPWFVSADVAIAAATIALPAALDVAGVAGGYPFAAVLHAAALIGVRAGLAAAAPLGLLSAGAPLAVGQLAEPATVEVAVFYLASAAVIGWGGKQIRAAEERSRAERAARAIAEERAATAARLHDSVLQTLALVQRREEIPEEVRGLARRQEHELRGWLFGAPSGAATDHADEAPRERLEAIAREAETAHPHARVEVVAVGDPPDDPAVRSLVEAVGEAIRNACAHAGAERVDVYVEALGDEVVAHVRDRGVGFDPDAVPAGHGGIAESIRGRLDRAGGVARVRAAPGQGCDWELRVPTETAGATPPTGS; from the coding sequence ATGGCACCGTCGGCGCGCGAAGAGCCACGGGTCGCCCGCTCGATCCGGCGGGTGGCGCTCGGCTACCGCATCGTCGGGGTCGCGTGGGCCGGGCTCATCGCCATCGCCCACGTCGCCTCCGGTGACGCGCCGGCGCCGACCGCGTTCACCGTGGTCGCCCTCGCGGCGGTGTGGACGCTGGGCGTGGTGCTGGCCCGAGGAGCCGGCCGCGAGCTCGTGTCTCCATGGTTCGTCTCGGCCGACGTCGCGATCGCCGCCGCGACGATCGCGCTCCCCGCAGCCCTCGACGTGGCGGGGGTCGCCGGCGGCTACCCGTTCGCGGCGGTGCTCCACGCGGCGGCGCTCATCGGGGTGCGGGCGGGCCTGGCCGCCGCAGCGCCCCTTGGCCTCCTGTCCGCTGGCGCGCCGCTGGCGGTGGGGCAGCTCGCCGAGCCCGCGACCGTCGAGGTCGCGGTGTTCTACCTCGCGAGCGCCGCGGTGATCGGCTGGGGCGGCAAGCAGATCCGCGCCGCCGAGGAGCGCAGTCGGGCCGAGCGGGCGGCCCGTGCGATCGCCGAGGAGCGCGCGGCCACGGCCGCGCGCTTGCACGACTCGGTCCTGCAGACCCTGGCGCTCGTGCAGCGGCGCGAGGAGATCCCCGAGGAGGTTCGCGGCCTCGCCCGCCGACAGGAGCACGAGCTGCGCGGCTGGCTGTTCGGCGCCCCGTCGGGCGCTGCGACGGACCATGCGGACGAAGCCCCTCGCGAGCGGCTCGAGGCGATCGCGCGGGAGGCCGAGACCGCGCACCCGCACGCTCGCGTCGAGGTCGTCGCGGTCGGCGACCCGCCCGACGACCCGGCGGTACGGTCGCTGGTCGAGGCCGTCGGTGAGGCGATCCGGAACGCGTGCGCGCACGCTGGCGCCGAGCGAGTCGACGTCTACGTCGAGGCGCTCGGGGACGAGGTGGTCGCGCACGTGCGCGACCGCGGGGTGGGGTTCGATCCTGACGCCGTGCCCGCCGGGCACGGGGGCATCGCCGAGTCGATCCGCGGGCGCCTCGACCGCGCGGGCGGCGTGGCCCGGGTGCGAGCCGCGCCCGGGCAGGGCTGCGACTGGGAGCTGCGGGTGCCGACCGAGACGGCGGGCGCCACGCCGCCGACAGGGAGCTGA
- a CDS encoding osmoprotectant NAGGN system M42 family peptidase: MDYVRDVLVRMLRTPSPTGRTDEVMHLIGEELQQLGVDFYLTRLGSLVAEVRGEQARPDRAVVVHSDTIGCIVKRIRENGRLQVTPVGTFSARFAEGARVRVFTDDPDTTYTGTVLPLKASGHTFGDEVDVQRVAWEQVEVRIDEFVESPDETEALGIRAGDFVSLDANPVITPAGFVNSRHLDDKAGVAAALGAFKCVIDHELALPVNAHLLVTIAEEVGQGASHGLDADVAEMISVDNAVVAPGQYSRETGVNVAMKDEVGPFDYHLTRKLLRLCRELGIPAQRDVFNYYRSDIATALNSGAETRAALIGCGVDASHGHERTHLDGIRNVAELLVAYLQTPLMFAWDEERRGELADFPAQDAEAAIGEYR; encoded by the coding sequence ATGGACTACGTGCGCGACGTGCTCGTCCGCATGCTGCGCACGCCGAGCCCGACCGGTCGCACCGACGAGGTCATGCACCTGATCGGCGAGGAGCTGCAGCAGCTCGGCGTCGACTTCTACCTCACCCGGCTCGGTTCCCTGGTGGCCGAGGTCCGGGGTGAGCAGGCCCGACCCGACCGCGCGGTGGTCGTCCACAGCGACACGATCGGCTGCATCGTCAAGCGGATCCGCGAGAACGGCCGGCTGCAGGTCACACCGGTCGGCACGTTCAGCGCGCGTTTCGCCGAGGGCGCGCGGGTGCGGGTTTTCACCGACGACCCGGACACCACCTACACGGGCACCGTGTTGCCGCTCAAGGCGAGCGGCCACACGTTCGGCGACGAGGTCGACGTCCAGCGAGTGGCCTGGGAGCAGGTGGAGGTCCGCATCGACGAGTTCGTCGAGTCGCCGGACGAGACCGAGGCTCTCGGCATCCGCGCGGGTGACTTCGTGTCCCTCGACGCCAACCCCGTGATCACGCCGGCGGGCTTCGTGAACTCGCGCCACCTCGACGACAAGGCCGGTGTCGCGGCCGCGCTCGGGGCGTTCAAGTGCGTGATCGACCACGAGCTCGCGCTGCCGGTCAACGCACACCTGCTGGTGACGATCGCCGAGGAGGTCGGCCAGGGGGCGAGCCACGGGCTCGACGCGGACGTCGCCGAGATGATCTCGGTCGACAACGCGGTCGTGGCGCCCGGGCAGTACAGCCGCGAGACCGGCGTCAACGTCGCCATGAAGGACGAGGTCGGGCCCTTCGACTACCACCTCACCCGCAAGCTGCTGCGACTCTGCCGGGAGCTCGGCATCCCCGCCCAGCGCGACGTGTTCAACTACTACCGCTCCGACATCGCGACCGCCCTCAACTCGGGGGCCGAGACCCGCGCCGCGCTGATCGGCTGCGGCGTCGACGCGAGTCACGGGCACGAGCGCACCCACCTGGACGGGATTCGCAACGTCGCCGAGCTCCTCGTGGCCTACCTCCAGACCCCGTTGATGTTCGCCTGGGACGAGGAGCGCCGGGGCGAGCTGGCGGACTTCCCCGCCCAGGACGCCGAGGCCGCGATCGGTGAGTACCGCTGA
- the ngg gene encoding N-acetylglutaminylglutamine synthetase — protein MSTRNWEQPPDDLAQEVAAHVAVDCGWGRLIFGQTFDDREALLEVMLQEEDQRRDIALYLRDPHVLVSLAPDELFIDPSYTYRLWFHRYRPAREPIRGVVVRKMQTEEDAEATNRIYHRNHMVPADPETMWSNQLTPTFTYLVAEDGDSGEVIGTVTGVDHPFAFNDPEGGSSLWCLAVDPQAQKPGVGEALVRTLAERFQARARSYMDLSVMHDNTAAIRLYEKLGFERVPVFCVKRKNPINEPLFTPAPPDEELNPYAQLIVDEARRRGITVRVIDAEGGFFALAHGGREVVTRESLSEMTTAVAMSYCDDKRVTRRLLEQSGLTVPRGRLASGDDGDASFLDRVGEVVVKPARGEQGRGVTVGVRDAETLRHAVAEAWGHCPEALLEECIEGEDLRIVVIDHEVVAAAVRRPAQVVGTGSRPIRELVDKQSRRRAAATGGEARIPLDVHTAQVVADAGYALDDVLAEGETLQVRRTANLHTGGTIHDVTAQLHPDLAQAAVHASRTLDIPVVGLDFLVPAVDGPEYVIIEANERPGLANHEPQPTAQRFIDLLFPQTRQVERS, from the coding sequence CTGTCCACGCGCAACTGGGAACAGCCCCCCGACGATCTCGCGCAGGAGGTCGCCGCTCACGTCGCCGTGGACTGCGGGTGGGGTCGGCTGATCTTCGGTCAGACCTTCGATGATCGCGAGGCCCTGCTCGAGGTCATGCTCCAGGAGGAGGACCAGCGCCGGGACATCGCTCTGTACCTGCGGGACCCGCACGTGCTCGTCTCGTTGGCCCCCGACGAGCTGTTCATCGATCCCAGCTACACCTACCGGCTGTGGTTTCACCGCTACCGGCCCGCCCGAGAGCCGATCCGGGGTGTCGTGGTCCGCAAAATGCAGACCGAGGAGGACGCGGAGGCGACGAACCGCATCTACCACCGCAACCACATGGTCCCCGCGGACCCGGAGACGATGTGGTCGAACCAGCTCACGCCGACGTTCACCTACCTCGTCGCCGAGGACGGCGATTCGGGGGAGGTGATCGGCACGGTCACCGGCGTGGACCACCCGTTCGCGTTCAACGACCCCGAGGGCGGGTCGAGCCTCTGGTGTCTGGCGGTCGACCCGCAGGCGCAGAAGCCGGGGGTCGGGGAGGCGCTCGTGCGCACCCTGGCCGAGCGCTTCCAGGCTCGCGCGCGCTCGTACATGGACCTCTCGGTGATGCACGACAACACCGCGGCGATCCGCCTCTACGAGAAGCTCGGGTTCGAGCGTGTGCCGGTGTTCTGCGTCAAGCGCAAGAACCCGATCAATGAGCCGTTGTTCACCCCGGCACCGCCGGACGAGGAGCTCAACCCGTATGCCCAGCTCATCGTGGACGAGGCGCGACGCCGGGGGATCACCGTGCGCGTCATCGATGCCGAGGGCGGCTTCTTCGCGCTCGCCCACGGGGGTCGTGAGGTCGTGACCCGCGAGTCGCTGTCGGAGATGACGACCGCCGTGGCAATGAGCTACTGCGACGACAAGCGGGTGACCCGCAGGCTCCTGGAGCAGTCCGGCCTCACCGTGCCGCGGGGACGGCTGGCCTCCGGCGACGACGGCGACGCCAGCTTCCTTGACCGGGTCGGCGAGGTCGTCGTCAAGCCGGCGCGGGGCGAGCAGGGCCGTGGCGTCACGGTCGGGGTCCGCGACGCTGAGACGTTGCGTCACGCCGTGGCGGAGGCCTGGGGCCACTGCCCCGAGGCGCTGCTCGAGGAGTGCATCGAGGGCGAGGACCTGCGGATCGTCGTCATCGACCACGAGGTCGTCGCGGCGGCGGTGCGGCGGCCCGCCCAGGTGGTCGGCACCGGGTCCCGGCCGATCCGGGAGCTCGTCGACAAGCAGTCCCGTCGCCGCGCGGCCGCGACCGGGGGGGAGGCGCGGATCCCGCTGGACGTTCACACCGCGCAGGTCGTGGCGGACGCGGGCTACGCCCTCGACGACGTGCTCGCCGAGGGCGAGACGCTGCAGGTCAGGCGGACCGCGAACCTGCACACCGGGGGGACGATCCACGACGTCACCGCGCAGCTGCACCCCGACCTGGCGCAGGCGGCCGTCCATGCCAGCCGCACGCTCGACATCCCCGTCGTGGGCCTGGACTTCCTCGTGCCGGCAGTGGACGGACCCGAGTACGTGATCATCGAGGCGAACGAGCGGCCGGGCCTCGCCAACCACGAGCCGCAACCCACCGCGCAGCGGTTCATCGACCTCCTCTTCCCTCAGACCCGTCAGGTCGAGCGTTCGTAG
- a CDS encoding N-acetylglutaminylglutamine amidotransferase, with the protein MCGFSGEVRTDGGFADTTAVARMAESMGRRGPDGAGIYAQGNVSLGHRRLKIIDLSERAAQPMLDPELGLAIAFNGCIYNYPELRSELEQAGYRFWSHSDTEVIVKAYHRWGARCVERFHGMFAFALHERDTGRLVLARDRLGIKPLYLAPGQGRVRFASTLPAVLAGGGIDTTVDPVALHHYLSFHSVVPPPHTILSGVRKLPPATVRTVEPDGRERDEKYWRPRFERDPGKADWTARDWEDATLEALRVAVRRRLVADVPVGVLLSGGLDSSLIVGLLAEEGQRDLATFSVGFESVGGEEGDEFKYSDVVAEEFGTDHHQLRIATEEMLPALSEAIEAMSEPMVSHDAVGFYLLSKEVAKSRKVVQSGQGADEVFAGYHWYPPMLEAAGSGVETYREAFFDRDHEEMARVVAARHLVDHDASGAFAQAHFDRPGAETPADRALRIDSLVMLVDDPVKRVDNMTMAWGLEARVPFLDHELVELAAQCPPELKTAQDGKGVLKDAARRVIPSEVIDRPKGYFPVPALKYLQGPYLELVREALHAPAARERGLFRPEYVDELIAGHERPGGGTDPQHLTPLRGNKLWQLGLLELWLQAQDL; encoded by the coding sequence ATGTGCGGATTCAGCGGTGAGGTGCGCACCGACGGCGGCTTCGCGGACACCACGGCGGTCGCGCGCATGGCGGAGTCGATGGGGCGGCGCGGACCCGACGGGGCCGGCATCTATGCGCAGGGCAACGTGTCGCTCGGCCATCGGCGGCTCAAGATCATCGACCTCTCCGAACGCGCGGCGCAGCCGATGCTCGATCCCGAGCTCGGCCTCGCGATCGCCTTCAACGGCTGCATCTACAACTATCCCGAGCTGCGGAGCGAGCTGGAGCAGGCCGGGTACCGGTTCTGGAGCCACAGCGACACCGAGGTGATCGTCAAGGCCTACCACCGGTGGGGCGCCCGCTGTGTCGAGCGCTTCCACGGGATGTTCGCCTTCGCGCTCCATGAGCGTGACACCGGGCGCCTGGTGCTGGCTCGTGACCGCTTGGGCATCAAGCCGCTCTACCTCGCGCCCGGCCAGGGTCGTGTGCGGTTCGCCAGCACCCTTCCCGCCGTGCTCGCCGGTGGCGGCATCGACACCACCGTCGACCCGGTCGCGCTGCACCACTACCTCAGCTTCCACTCGGTCGTGCCCCCGCCCCACACCATCCTTTCGGGGGTTCGCAAGCTCCCGCCGGCGACCGTGCGCACCGTCGAACCCGACGGGCGCGAGCGCGACGAGAAGTACTGGCGACCGCGTTTCGAGCGTGATCCGGGCAAGGCCGACTGGACCGCGCGGGACTGGGAGGACGCCACGCTCGAAGCGCTGCGGGTCGCGGTCCGCCGGCGCCTGGTCGCGGACGTGCCGGTCGGTGTGCTCCTGTCCGGCGGCCTCGACTCGAGCCTCATCGTCGGCCTGCTGGCCGAGGAGGGCCAACGGGACCTCGCGACCTTCAGCGTGGGCTTCGAATCGGTCGGCGGTGAGGAGGGCGACGAGTTCAAGTACTCCGACGTCGTCGCGGAGGAGTTCGGCACGGACCACCACCAGCTGCGCATCGCCACCGAGGAGATGCTGCCGGCCCTGTCGGAAGCGATCGAGGCGATGAGCGAGCCGATGGTCAGCCACGATGCGGTCGGCTTCTACCTCCTCTCGAAGGAGGTCGCGAAGAGCCGGAAGGTCGTGCAGTCGGGACAGGGAGCCGACGAGGTGTTCGCCGGCTACCACTGGTACCCGCCGATGCTGGAGGCCGCCGGCAGCGGCGTCGAGACGTACCGCGAGGCGTTCTTCGACCGGGACCACGAGGAGATGGCGCGAGTGGTCGCCGCCCGCCACCTCGTCGACCACGACGCGAGCGGCGCCTTCGCGCAGGCACATTTCGACCGGCCGGGGGCCGAGACCCCGGCCGACCGGGCTCTGCGCATCGACAGCCTCGTCATGCTCGTCGACGATCCGGTCAAGCGGGTGGACAACATGACGATGGCGTGGGGTCTGGAGGCCCGGGTCCCGTTCCTGGACCACGAGCTCGTGGAGCTGGCAGCCCAGTGCCCGCCCGAGCTGAAGACCGCGCAGGACGGCAAGGGGGTGCTGAAGGACGCCGCCCGGCGCGTGATCCCCAGCGAGGTGATCGACCGTCCCAAGGGCTATTTCCCCGTGCCGGCGCTCAAGTATCTGCAGGGCCCGTACCTGGAGCTGGTCCGCGAGGCCCTGCACGCGCCCGCGGCGCGCGAGCGGGGCCTGTTCCGCCCCGAGTACGTGGACGAGCTGATCGCCGGGCACGAGCGTCCGGGTGGGGGCACCGACCCGCAGCATCTGACCCCGTTGCGCGGGAACAAGCTGTGGCAGCTGGGGCTGCTCGAGCTGTGGCTCCAGGCTCAGGACCTCTGA
- a CDS encoding cold-shock protein, with product MAVGTVKWFSDDKGYGFISREDGDDVFVHYSNIESNDRFKTLTEGAQVEFEITQTSKGAQAENVRPVA from the coding sequence ATGGCAGTAGGCACGGTCAAGTGGTTTTCGGACGACAAGGGCTACGGGTTCATCTCGCGCGAGGACGGCGATGACGTCTTCGTGCACTATTCGAACATCGAGTCCAACGACCGCTTCAAGACGCTCACTGAGGGCGCTCAGGTCGAGTTCGAGATCACGCAGACTTCGAAGGGCGCGCAGGCCGAGAACGTGAGGCCGGTCGCCTAG
- a CDS encoding Fpg/Nei family DNA glycosylase: protein MAEGDTIYRTAVTLADALEGREVTEVGDRSPAVRRLDPRRLVGQHVDTVEPRGKHLLVWFEPSRLALHTHMRMSGSWHLYPPGERWRKPSHLAKVWIRTAEWVAVCFSAPVCELLSNEQVARHPTLAALGPDPLGADGDNLDEARRRLDRRPDVPIGEALLDQRVLAGVGNVYRCEVCFILGIDPWTPVGELDGEVRDALLRTAMRLLQANVADRSPQRVTAAARSGGADRHYVYGRARRPCPRCATPIAVARQGTNARLTYWCPHCQGPGPSRSPSVAAATIRPDHEADNRASNAREA from the coding sequence ATGGCCGAGGGCGACACGATCTACCGGACCGCCGTGACCTTGGCCGACGCGCTCGAGGGACGGGAGGTCACCGAGGTCGGCGATCGTTCCCCGGCGGTGCGCCGGCTCGACCCGCGACGCCTGGTCGGCCAGCACGTCGACACGGTCGAACCCCGAGGCAAGCACCTGCTCGTCTGGTTCGAGCCGAGCCGACTCGCGCTGCACACCCACATGCGCATGAGCGGTTCCTGGCACCTGTACCCGCCGGGGGAGCGCTGGCGCAAGCCGTCGCACCTCGCCAAGGTGTGGATCCGCACCGCGGAGTGGGTGGCGGTGTGCTTCTCCGCGCCCGTCTGCGAGCTCCTCAGCAACGAGCAGGTGGCCCGTCACCCCACCTTGGCGGCACTCGGCCCGGATCCGCTCGGCGCGGACGGCGACAACCTCGACGAGGCGCGTCGACGGCTCGATCGACGACCCGATGTCCCGATCGGGGAGGCCCTGCTCGACCAGCGGGTGCTGGCGGGCGTCGGCAACGTCTACCGGTGCGAGGTGTGCTTCATCCTCGGGATCGACCCGTGGACGCCCGTCGGGGAGCTGGATGGCGAGGTTCGCGACGCTCTCCTCCGCACGGCCATGCGGCTGCTGCAGGCCAACGTCGCGGATCGCAGTCCACAGCGAGTGACGGCCGCTGCGCGCTCGGGTGGTGCGGACCGCCACTACGTCTACGGAAGGGCGCGGCGTCCGTGCCCGCGGTGTGCGACTCCGATCGCGGTGGCTCGTCAGGGAACGAACGCACGCCTGACGTACTGGTGTCCGCACTGTCAGGGCCCGGGACCCTCACGGTCGCCCTCCGTCGCCGCGGCCACCATCCGCCCGGATCATGAAGCCGACAACCGTGCGAGCAACGCACGCGAGGCCTAG